DNA from Poecilia reticulata strain Guanapo linkage group LG20, Guppy_female_1.0+MT, whole genome shotgun sequence:
CCCGTCAAAGAGCTGCTGATGTCGTAAAGCTGATCTTCAGTCTGATGGATCCTGGTAGTTTCATTCAGAGCCGTGTTGGATGGAGGCTCAGTGGACCAGGTGAGTTCAGGTTGAGGGTAGAtcccctctgagctgcaggtgaTCCTGTTTCCATCCTGATGGATCCTGATGTCAGAGACTGGAGCTGCAGGAGAATCATTACATAAATGCACcatttttcagaagaaaaaccctaaaatcaaagaataaaaactctcaaaatttgatttgaataaaatgtttttaaataaagtgtcgTACCTTCTACTGCAAGGTGaacaacaaatatataataTGTGCGAGGTGGAACTACTCCTGTACGTCGAGCTGTTTCCAGACCACTGTGCGGCTCATTTATAAATGGATGACACCTATAACTGCCCTCATCATCAACCTTCACTCCTCTCAGCAGCAGATCGCCGTTTCCTCTGGAGATCTGATCCTCAAACAGAGACGCTCTGGATCTGAAGCTCTCAGAGTAGCTGAAGTTACCACGGTAACACTGTACAATCGGAGACTGTCGACTTCCATACCACCAATATATGGAGTCAATCCTTTCTTTGATCCGACATGGTAAAATGCAGTTCTGGTTGTGAACACAGGACACGCTGGTATCAGGCACTGAAATAAGagatgaaaacagatgaaagtTGAGTTGAATGGTGTTGAGGAGGAAACCCAGATCCTCTGAAGCAGTTTTTCACTGCTGTAAACGACTGGCTGCAGCCACTTATGAAACGACAGAAGTTTATTAATCGTGATGCCATGAATATCTGAAAGCGTTTCGCAAACTGCCTTCCAAAAGCCCTGCAATTTAGAGCATTGCCAGGTGGAATGGAGGAAAGTTCCTTCCTCCATGCCGCATCTAAAACAAAGAGGAGATATATTGGagttatatttatgaaaattttGTGGGGTAACATATAACTgatataaaaaattttattgtaataGTCTAAATCGAGCATTTAGAGTAGAGGTGAGACCTTCTCTGCACAAATGATTCCATAATTGCCTCTCAATAGATATTCCCAAATCCTTTTCCCTTTTGATTCTGGAACTCTCCATACCAGTTATTATAGTTAAAGTTGACATGAGTGCTGTATTCACCCTTGAGACGATTTTACATGATGGCTGATTGGCATGACACGTTTCCTCAACGGGAGACATGGATGGCAACTTCCAACTTCCTTCCTGATTAGTTCTCATGAAGTCGCAAAGTTGGATGTAGCCAAggaaatttttatttgacaacttAAACTTCTTTTAACTGCTGTAGTGACATAAATAGTTCATTTTCGTAGCAGTGCTCCAGTTGGCAAATTCCCTTTTCCTGCCAGGATCTAAAGTTACCAGACTGAAAAATCTTTGGTAGTGGTCCATTTCCCCATAACGGGGTTTTAGGAGAAAGGGAGCCTGCTAACCTAAACGTCTCTTCTTTTATCRCTGTTTCAATTTTGAGCCATGAAAGAGGAGTCTGCAAATCAAACATCTGTGCCAAGAACTTAAACTGAGCCGCATCATAGTACAATTAAGAATTAGGGAGCTTCAAACCTCCATCCTCATACCGGAGCAATAATTCATCCATGCTGACTCTTGGTGGCTTACCATGCcatatacattttataattgttttttaagagAGATAAAGAATGCTGTTGGGATGTGGATTTGGAGTGACTGAAACAAGTACAGAATTCATAAGAATATTCATCTTTATGACATTAATTCTGCCCAGTAATGTGagatccatccattttcctaaATCCTCGCTCACCTTCTGAAGGAAGTTAGCTAAGTTGAGTTTAAAGAGGTTTTTAAGGTTACTATTAACAAACCTCCCTAAATATTTGAAATCCTCAGGAGACCATTTGAAATTAGACAGTTTTTTAACTTTACTGTGGTCAAAAACAGACATCCGTAAAACCTCACTCTTTTCCAGGTTAACTTTGTATCCAGAAAATGATACAAAGTTAACCTGTATTTACTCAGTGATTCCTGAAGGTGACAAAGAGAGCCTTCTGgattggttaaaaataaaatcatgtcgTCCGCAAAAAGCGAAATGTTGTGTACCAATCTCAAAACCACTAGTATTAGAATTTATTCTAACGGCCTCAGCCAGGGGTTCGATGGCGAGCACAAAGAGGGCAGGACTAACTGGATCTCCCCGTCTGTTGCCTCTATACAGCCAGAATGAATCAGAGGTGATCCCATTGGTGACAACTCTAGCTAGAGGAGATCTATAAAGAgattgtatcaaattgacaaAGACAACACCAAGCCCAAATTTCCTTTAGAAATTGGGGCCTTAAGAAATGTTGCCTAACAACCATATCGAAAGCCTTTTCGGCATCAAATGATGCAGCTATACTTGGTATCTTTTTTTGTCAGCAATATGTATCATGTTAAACAATCGTCTCAAATTATTagaggaaaatgtatttagaatAAACCCAGTTTGATTGGGGTTGATCAGTAAGGGTAGATACCTTTCCAATCTTTTTGCTATCATTTTTGTAACTAATCTATAATCGGTATTGAGGAGTGAGATTGGTCTATAAGAAGAACATTTTAGAGGATCGTTCCCCTTGTTATAGATGACTGTTATAGCAGCTTGAGCAAAGGAGTCTGGAAAACCCCCTTCTCTTCTACCTTGCTCGAGAACATCCATCAAAAGTGGTGCTAGAAGGTCTAGGAATTCTTTGTAAAACTCGGATGGAAAACTATCCTCACCAGGGGATTTATTTCCTGGGAGTGACTTGATAACATGGAGTAATTCNNNNNNNNNNNNNNNNNNNNNNNNNNNNNNNNNNNNNNNNNNNNNNNNNNNNNNNNNNNNNNNNNNNNNNNNNNNNNNNNNNNNNNNNNNNNNNNNNNNNNNNNNNNNNNNNNNNNNNNNNNNNNNNNNNNNNNNNNNNNNNNNNNNNNNNNNNNNNNNNNNNNNNNNNNNNNNNNNNNNNNNNNNNNNNNNNNNNNNNNNNNNNNNNNNNNNNNNNNNNNNNNNNNNNNNNNNNNNNNNNNNNNNNNNNNNNNNNNNNNNNNNNNNNNNNNNNNNNNNNNNNNNNNNNNNNNNNNNNNNNNNNNNNNNNNNNNNNNNNNNNNNNNNNNNNNNNNNNNNNNNNNNNNNNNNNNNNNNNNNNNNNNNNNNNNNNNNNNNNNNNNNNNNNNNNNNNNNNNNNNNNNNNNNNNNNNNNNNNNNNNNNNNNNNNNNNNNNNNNNNNNNNNNNNNNNNNNNNNNNNNNNNNNNNNNNNNNNNNNNNNNNNNNNNNNNNNNNNNNNNNNNNNNNNNNNNNNNNNNNNNNNNNNNNNNNNNNNNNNNNNNNNNNNNNNNNNNNNNNNNNNNNNNNNNNNNNNNNNNNNNNNNNNNNNNNNNNNNNNNNNNNNNNNNNNNNNNNNNNNNNNNNNNNNNNNNNNNNNNNNNNNNNNNNNNNNNNNNNNNNNNNNNNNNNNNNNNNNNNNNNNNNNNNNNNNNNNNNNNNNNNNNNNNNNNNNNNNNNNNNNNNNNNNNNNNNNNNNNNNNNNNNNNNNNNNNNNNNNNNNNNNNNNNNNNNNNNNNNNNNNNNNNNNNNNNNNNNNNNNNNNNNNNNNNNNNNNNNNNNNNNNNNNNNNNNNNNNNNNNNNNNNNNNNNNNNNNNNNNNNNNNNNNNNNNNNNNNNNNNNNNNNNNNNNNNNNNNNNNNNNNNNNNNNNNNNNNNNNNNNNNNNNNNNNNNNNNNNNNNNNNNNNNNNNNNNNNNNNNNNNNNNNNNNNNNNNNNNNNNNNNNNNNNNNNNNNNNNNNNNNNNNNNNNNNNNNNNNNNNNNNNNNNNNNNNNNNNNNNNNNNNNNNNNNNNNNNNNNNNNNNNNNNNNNNNNNNNNNNNNNNNNNNNNNNNNNNNNNNNNNNNNNNNNNNNNNNNNNNNNNNNNNNNNNNNNNNNNNNNNNNNNNNNNNNNNNNNNNNNNNNNNNNNNNNNNNNNNNNNNNNNNNNNNNNNNNNNNNNNNNNNNNNNNNNNNNNNNNNNNNNNNNNNNNNNNNNNNNNNNNNNNNNNNNNNNNNNNNNNNNNNNNNNNNNNNNNNNNNNNNNNNNNNNNNNNNNNNNNNNNNNNNNNNNNNNNNNNNNNNNNNNNNNNNNNNNNNNNNNNNNNNNNNNNNNNNNNNNNNNNNNNNNNNNNNNNNNNNNNNNNNNNNNNNNNNNNNNNNNNNNNNNNNNNNNNNNNNNNNNNNNNNNNNNNNNNNNNNNNNNNNNNNNNNNNNNNNNNNNNNNNNNNNNNNNNNNNNNNNNNNNNNNNNNNNNNNNNNNNNNNNNNNNNNNNNNNNNNNNNNNNNNNNNNNNNNNNNNNNNNNNNNNNNNNNNNNNNNNNNNNNNNNNNNNNNNNNNNNNNNNNNNNNNNNNNNNNNNNNNNNNNNNNNNNNNNNNNNNNNNNNNNNNNNNNNNNNNNNNNNNNNNNNNNNNNNNNNNNNNNNNNNNNNNNNNNNNNNNNNNNNNNNNNNNNNNNNNNNNNNNNNNNNNNNNNNNNNNNNNNNNNNNNNNNNNNNNNNNNNNNNNNNNNNNNNNNNNNNNNNNNNNNNNNNNNNNNNNNNNNNNNNNNNNNNNNNNNNNNNNNNNNNNNNNNNNNNNNNNNNNNNNNNNNNNNNNNNNNNNNNNNNNNNNNNNNNNNNNNNNNNNNNNNNNNNNNNNNNNNNNNNNNNNNNNNNNNNNNNNNNNNNNNNNNNNNNNNNNNNNNNNNNNNNNNNNNNNNNNNNNNNNNNNNNNNNNNNNNNNNNNNNNNNNNNNNNNNNNNNNNNNNNNNNNNNNNNNNNNNNNNNNNNNNNNNNNNNNNNNNNNNNNNNNNNNNNNNNNNNNNNNNNNNNNNNNNNNNNNNNNNNNNNNNNNNNNNNNNNNNNNNNNNNNNNNNNNNNNNNNNNNNNNNNNNNNNNNNNNNNNNNNNNNNNNNNNNNNNNNNNNNNNNNNNNNNNNNNNNNNNNNNNNNNNNNNNNNNNNNNNNNNNNNNNNNNNNNNNNNNNNNNNNNNNNNNNNNNNNNNNNNNNNNNNNNNNNNNNNNNNNNNNNNNNNNNNNNNNNNNNNNNNNNNNNNNNNNNNNNNNNNNNNNNNNNNNNNNNNNNNNNNNNNNNNNNNNNNNNNNNNNNNNNNNNNNNNNNNNNNNNNNNNNNNNNNNNNNNNNNNNNNNNNNNNNNNNNNNNNNNNNNNNNNNNNNNNNNNNNNNNNNNNNNNNNNNNNNNNNNNNNNNNNNNNNNNNNNNNNNNNNNNNNNNNNNNNNNNNNNNNNNNNNNNNNNNNNNNNNNNNNNNNNNNNNNNNNNNNNNNNNNNNNNNNNNNNNNNNNNNNNNNNNNNNNNNNNNNNNNNNNNNNNNNNNNNNNNNNNNNNNNNNNNNNNNNNNNNNNNNNNNNNNNNNNNNNNNNNNNNNNNNNNNNTCTTGGGATGGCTCTTCAATGGCTCTTTGAAGAATCTTGATGAGTGACAGCatgtaatttccctttgggattaacaaagtatttttgaagtgaattgaaacagaaaatgtaattaccactggtaaatacattttaccagTGGTAATTACTTCTGCCATTCTAAATATTAGGAGAATGTATATATAATATACATTCtcctatatttttatttttatttttttttttttttgcattaacaTCTGTCTCTtaaaatggccaaaaaaaatattttctagctTTGGGTCTCTTTTTAGGTTCATGAACTGTTAGCAAGCATCTTGCCTCGTATGTCCAATCTTCTAATTGTGCTTTTGGTAGGTTAATAATTTCGCCTTTAAATTCAGCTGTattattttcacattcaaaTTCATTATCCAGGGTAGAGTGTTCTTGGCGATCATGGCTGTTGTCGTCATGGCTGCTGTCGTCCATTGTCTCTTTTGTCACTGCAGGGGCAAAAAAGTCTWCATCATCTTCATCATACTCAACTCCTGCCCACGTTAGCATTGGCCGAGAACGTTTACCACAAACTTtcccagccggggaagtttgttCTTTTAGATCAGAGATCTTGTCCTCTAGGATGGATGTTTCATCATGGGTAAACTGTTCTGATGCCTTGTTTGTCGGGGCAGGAGTTGAGTCTTCATGCCCTTCGTCATTCTTGACTCCTGCCCAAGAGAACATTGGGGGAGAACGTTTtctgcaaacttccccagccggggaagtttgtGCTCCGAGATCAGAGACCTTGTTCTCTtggacagatttattttcaggGGTCCAGTCTTCTGATGTCTTTTCCRTCTGAGCAGGAGTTGAGTCTTCATCAGACTCAACTCCTGCCCAAGAGAATATTGGGGGAGAACATTTtccgcaaacttccccagccggggaagtttgttCTCTGAAATCAGAGACCTTGTTCTCTTGGAGAGATGTTTCTTCAGGGGTCCAGTCTTCTGATGTCTTTTGCATCTGAGCAGGAGTTGAGTCTTCATCATACTCAACTCCTGCCCAAGAGAACAAAGGGGgtgaacattttccacaaacttccccagccggggaagtttgttCTCCGAGATCAGAGATCTTGTTTTCTAGGACAGATGTTTCCTCAGGGGTAAAGTCTTCCGATGCCTTTTTCATCTGAGCAGGAGTTGAGTCTTCATGCTCGTCATGATACTCAACTCCTGCACNNNNNNNNNNNNNNNNNNNNNNNNNNNNNNNNNNNNNNNNNNNNNNNNNNNNNNNNNNNNNNNNNNNNNNNNNNNNNNNNNNNNNNNNNNNNNNNNNNNNNNNNNNNNNNNNNNNNNNNNNNNNNNNNNNNNNNNNNNNNNNNNNNNNNNNNNNNNNNNNNNNNNNNNNNNNNNNNNNNNNNNNNNNNNNNNNNNNNNNNNNNNNNNNNNNNNNNNNNNNNNNNNNNNNNNNNNNNNNNNNNNNNNNNNNNNNNNNNNNNNNNNNNNNNNNNNNNNNNNNNNNNNNNNNNNNNNNNNNNNNNNNNNNNNNNNNNNNNNNNNNNNNNNNNNNNNNNNNNNNNNNNNNNNNNNNNNNNNNNNNNNNNNNNNNNNNNNNNNNNNNNNNNNNNNNNNNNNNNNNNNNNNNNNNNNNNNNNNNNNNNNNNNNNNNNNNNNNNNNNNNNNNNNNNNNNNNNNNNNNNNNNNNNNNNNNNNNNNNNNNNNNNNNNNNNNNNNNNNNNNNNNNNNNNNNNNNNNNNNNNNNNNNNNNNNNNNNNNNNNNNNNNNNNNNNNNNNNNNNNNNNNNNNNNNNNNNNNNNNNNNNNNNNNNNNNNNNNNNNNNNNNNNNNNNNNNNNNNNNNNNNNNNNNNNNNNNNNNNNNNNNNNNNNNNNNNNNNNNNNNNNNNNNNNNNNNNNNNNNNNNNNNNNNNNNNNNNNNNNNNNNNNNNNNNNNNNNNNNNNNNNNNNNNNNNNNNNNNNNNNNNNNNNNNNNNNNNNNNNNNNNNNNNNNNNNNNNNNNNNNNNNNNNNNNNNNNNNNNNNNNNNNNNNNNNNNNNNNNNNNNNNNNNNNNNNNNNNNNNNNNNNNNNNNNNNNNNNNNNNNNNNNNNNNNNNNNNNNNNNNNNNNNNNNNNNNNNNNNNNNNNNNNNNNNNNNNNNNNNNNNNNNNNNNNNNNNNNNNNNNNNNNNNNNNNNNNNNNNNNNNNNNNNNNNNNNNNNNNNNNNNNNNNNNNNNNNNNNNNNNNNNNNNNNNNNNNNNNNNNNNNNNNNNNNNNNNNNNNNNNNNNNNNNNNNNNNNNNNNNNNNNNNNNNNNNNNNNNNNNNNNNNNNNNNNNNNNNNNNNNNNNNNNNNNNNNNNNNNNNNNNNNNNNNNNNNNNNNNNNNNNNNNNNNNNNNNNNNNNNNNNNNNNNNNNNNNNNNNNNNNNNNNNNNNNNNNNNNNNNNNNNNNNNNNNNNNNNNNNNNNNNNNNNNNNNNNNNNNNNNNNNNNNNNNNNNNNNNNNNNNNNNNNNNNNNNNNNNNNNNNNNNNNNNNNNNNNNNNNNNNNNNNNNNNNNNNNNNNNNNNNNNNNNNNNNNNNNNNNNNNNNNNNNNNNNNNNNNNNNNNNNNNNNNNNNNNNNNNNNNNNNNNNNNNNNNNNNNNNNNNNNNNNNNNNNNNNNNNNNNNNNNNNNNNNNNNNNNNNNNNNNNNNNNNNNNNNNNNNNNNNNNNNNNNNNNNNNNNNNNNNNNNNNNNNNNNNNNNNNNNNNNNNNNNNNNNNNNNNNNNNNNNNNNNNNNNNNNNNNNNNNNNNNNNNNNNNNNNNNNNNNNNNNNNNNNNNNNNNNNNNNNNNNNNNNNNNNNNNNNNNNNNNNNNNNNNNNNNNNNNNNNNNNNNNNNNNNNNNNNNNNNNNNNNNNNNNNNNNNNNNNNNNNNNNNNNNNNNNNNNNNNNNNNNNNNNNNNNNNNNNNNNNNNNNNNNNNNNNNNNNNNNNNNNNNNNNNNNNNNNNNNNNNNNNNNNNNNNNNNNNNNNNNNNNNNNNNNNNNNNNNNNNNNNNNNNNNNNNNNNNNNNNNNNNNNNNNNNNNNNNNNNNNNNNNNNNNNNNNNNNNNNNNNNNNNNNNNNNNNNNNNNNNNNNNNNNNNNNNNNNNNNNNNNNNNNNNNNNNNNNNNNNNNNNNNNNNNNNNNNNNNNNNNNNNNNNNNNNNNNNNNNNNNNNNNNNNNNNNNNNNNNNNNNNNNNNNNNNNNNNNNNNNNNNNNNNNNNNNNNNNNNNNNNNNNNNNNNNNNNNNNNNNNNNNNNNNNNNNNNNNNNNNNNNNNNNNNNNNNNNNNNNNNNNNNNNNNNNNNNNNNNNNNNNNNNNNNNNNNNNNNNNNNNNNNNNNNNNNNNNNNNNNNNNNNNNNNNNNNNNNNNNNNNNNNNNNNNNNNNNNNNNNNNNNNNNNNNNNNNNNNNNNNNNNNNNNNNNNNNNNNNNNNNNNNNNNNNNNNNNNNNNNNNNNNNNNNNNNNNNNNNNNNNNNNNNNNNNNNNNNNNNNNNNNNNNNNNNNNNNNNNNNNNNNNNNNNNNNNNNNNNNNNNNNNNNNNNNNNNNNNNNNNNNNNNNNNNNNNNNNNNNNNNNNNNNNNNNNNNNNNNNNNNNNNNNNNNNNNNNNNNNNNNNNNNNNNNNNNNNNNNNNNNNNNNNNNNNNNNNNNNNNNNNNNNNNNNNNNNNNNNNNNNNNNNNNNNNNNNNNNNNNNNNNNNNNNNNNNNNNNNNNNNNNNNNNNNNNNNNNNNNNNNNNNNNNNNNNNNNNNNNNNNNNNNNNNNNNNNNNNNNNNNNNNNNNNNNNNNNNNNNNNNNNNNNNNNNNNNNNNNNNNNNNNNNNNNNNNNNNNNNNNNNNNNNNNNNNNNNNNNNNNNNNNNNNNNNNNNNNNNNNNNNNNNNNNNNNNNNNNNNNNNNNNNNNNNNNNNNNNNNNNNNNNNNNNNNNNNNNNNNNNNNNNNNNNNNNNNNNNNNNNNNNNNNNNNNNNNNNNNNNNNNNNNNNNNNNNNNNNNNNNNNNNNNNNNNNNNNNNNNNNNNNNNNNNNNNNNNNNNNNNNNNNNNNNNNNNNNNNNNNNNNNNNNNNNNNNNNNNNNNNNNNNNNNNNNNNNNNNNNNNNNNNNNNNNNNNNNNNNNNNNNNNNNNNNNNNNNNNNNNNNNNNNNNNNNNNNNNNNNNNNNNNNNNNNNNNNNNNNNNNNNNNNNNNNNNNNNNNNNNNNNNNNNNNNNNNNNNNNNNNNNNNNNNNNNNNNNNNNNNNNNNNNNNNNNNNNNNNNNNNNNNNNNNNNNNNNNNNNNNNNNNNNNNNNNNNNNNNNNNNNNNNNNNNNNNNNNNNNNNNNNNNNNNNNNNNNNNNNNNNNNNNNNNNNNNNNNNNNNNNNNNNNNNNNNNNNNNNNNNNNNNNNNNNNNNNNNNNNNNNNNNNNNNNNNNNNNNNNNNNNNNNNNNNNNNNNNNNNNNNNNNNNNNNNNNNNNNNNNNNNNNNNNNNNNNNNNNNNNNNNNNNNNNNNNNNNNNNNNNNNNNNNNNNNNNNNNNNNNNNNNNNNNNNNNNNNNNNNNNNNNNNNNNNNNNNNNNNNNNNNNNNNNNNNNNNNNNNNNNNNNNNNNNNNNNNNNNNNNNNNNNNNNNNNNNNNNNNNNNNNNNNNNNNNNNNNNNNNNNNNNNNNNNNNNNNNNNNNNNNNNNNNNNNNNNNNNNNNNNNNNNNNNNNNNNNNNNNNNNNNNNNNNNNNNNNNNNNNNNNNNNNNNNNNNNNNNNNNNNNNNNNNNNNNNNNNNNNNNNNNNNNNNNNNNNNNNNNNNNNNNNNNNNNNNNNNNNNNNNNNNNNNNNNNNNNNNNNNNNNNNNNNNNNNNNNNNNNNNNNNNNNNNNNNNNNNNNNNNNNNNNNNNNNNNNNNNNNNNNNNNNNNNNNNNNNNNNNNNNNNNNNNNNNNNNNNNNNNNNNNNNNNNNNNNNNNNNNNNNNNNNNNNNNNNNNNNNNNNNNNNNNNNNNNNNNNNNNNNNNNNNNNNNNNNNNNNNNNNNNNNNNNNNNNNNNNNNNNNNNNNNNNNNNNNNNNNNNNNNNNNNNNNNNNNNNNNNNNNNNNNNNNNNNNNNNNNNNNNNNNNNNNNNNNNNNNNNNNNNNNNNNNNNNNNNNNNNNNNNNNNNNNNNNNNNNNNNNNNNNNNNNNNNNNNNNNNNNNNNNNNNNNNNNNNNNNNNNNNNNNNNNNNNNNNNNNNNNNNNNNNNNNNNNNNNNNNNNNNNNNNNNNNNNNNNNNNNNNNNNNNNNNNNNNNNNNNNNNNNNNNNNNNNNNNNNNNNNNNNNNNNNNNNNNNNNNNNNNNNNNNNNNNNNNNNNNNNNNNNNNNNNNNNNNNNNNNNNNNNNNNNNNNNNNNNNNNNNNNNNNNNNNNNNNNNNNNNNNNNNNNNNNNNNNNNNNNNNNNNNNNNNNNNNNNNNNNNNNNNNNNNNNNNNNNNNNNNNNNNNNNNNNNNNNNNNNNNNNNNNNNNNNNNNNNNNNNNNNNNNNNNNNNNNNNNNNNNNNNNNNNNNNNNNNNNNNNNNNNNNNNNNNNNNNNNNNNNNNNNNNNNNNNNNNNNNNNNNNNNNNNNNNNNNNNNNNNNNNNNNNNNNNNNNNNNNNNNNNNNNNNNNNNNNNNNNNNNNNNNNNNNNNNNNNNNNNNNNNNNNNNNNNNNNNNNNNNNNNNNNNNNNNNNNNNNNNNNNNNNNNNNNNNNNNNNNNNNNNNNNNNNNNNNNNNNNNNNNNNNNNNNNNNNNNNNNNNNNNNNNNNNNNNNNNNNNNNNNNNNNNNNNNNNNNNNNNNNNNNNNNNNNNNNNNNNNNNNNNNNNNNNNNNNNNNNNNNNNNNNNNNNNNNNNNNNNNNNNNNNNNNNNNNNNNNNNNNNNNNNNNGCCAGTAAATGaaacctgtatgtgttctgcagtgtaaacgggcaaacgacctgaaagtgtcccgcatgcgcagtagagggcgcaatagcatcagcgttctcagtgttctgccaaccgccataaaaagaagaagagctcagtgtttgaggaagtaaacatggaggctaacggtggagcttagcttacatatttgaagttgttatccggccggagcagcatattaacaacttaatcctcatatagttcgtcatggttgttgtttttc
Protein-coding regions in this window:
- the LOC108165685 gene encoding CD276 antigen-like, which codes for MLTWAGVEYDEDDXDFFAPAVTKETMDDSSHDDNSHDRQEHSTLDNEFELPDTSVSCVHNQNCILPCRIKERIDSIYWWYGSRQSPIVQCYRGNFSYSESFRSRASLFEDQISRGNGDLLLRGVKVDDEGSYRCHPFINEPHSGLETARRTGVVPPRTYYIFVVHLAVEAPVSDIRIHQDGNRITCSSEGIYPQPELTWSTEPPSNTALNETTRIHQTEDQLYDISSSLTGPDNETDLIYSCSIRTRRNQRRTTLTEPASVGFSGSQVTICCSSFNISASSLVWRFNHSQIILTKTDRNIYNVSEDWRKHVRSVSASGSLTLQDLTTDQEGVYSCELSDDEETIITHLYLRRTGENLVVSELVRRTVVCVVVAAAAAGFMRLYKKKMEESEAPQL